A section of the Anabaena cylindrica PCC 7122 genome encodes:
- a CDS encoding VOC family protein has product MIANNTIPTGYLRKVHHIALNVRDMQASRHFYGHILGLHELTGEEVPATLIELVASGKVANFITPDGTIIDLFGEPELSPPDSDPEKAFTRAYHLAFDINPELFDQAVAVIRENNLVIAHGPVIRPTGRGVYFYDPDGFMIEIRCDPL; this is encoded by the coding sequence ATGATTGCTAACAATACTATTCCCACAGGATATTTACGCAAAGTTCATCATATCGCTTTAAATGTCCGTGATATGCAAGCTTCCCGCCATTTTTATGGTCATATTTTGGGTTTACACGAACTCACAGGAGAAGAAGTACCCGCAACTTTAATAGAACTTGTCGCATCTGGAAAAGTGGCTAATTTTATCACTCCTGACGGGACGATTATTGATTTATTTGGAGAACCAGAATTATCACCACCAGATTCTGACCCAGAAAAGGCTTTTACTAGAGCATATCATTTGGCGTTTGATATAAATCCAGAATTATTTGATCAAGCTGTGGCCGTTATCAGGGAAAATAATTTAGTTATTGCACATGGCCCAGTTATTCGTCCTACCGGTAGAGGTGTGTACTTTTATGACCCTGATGGGTTTATGATTGAAATTCGTTGTGATCCTCTTTAA
- a CDS encoding DUF4365 domain-containing protein: MRDALGARGESLFHLLMTPFPLGGSPIFKPQFLGDKWQYLDFIVELVGADSYIPYFFVQVKTTRQGYTKKENRLKVKVEEESVIGIASYPAPTYIVGIDEIQEVGYLVSANGENLKSLSSLSTKFPINKENRQILWDEVNNFWSQYKNKNLASQFSDQQWR; the protein is encoded by the coding sequence AGAGATGCATTGGGAGCGAGAGGAGAATCGCTATTTCACCTTTTAATGACACCGTTTCCCTTGGGTGGTAGTCCCATTTTTAAGCCGCAGTTTTTAGGAGATAAATGGCAGTATCTTGATTTTATTGTTGAATTAGTAGGTGCTGATTCTTATATTCCCTATTTCTTTGTTCAAGTCAAAACTACGAGGCAAGGTTATACTAAAAAAGAGAATCGCCTCAAGGTGAAAGTAGAAGAAGAATCTGTAATTGGTATAGCATCCTATCCAGCACCAACTTATATAGTTGGAATTGATGAAATTCAAGAAGTTGGTTATTTAGTTTCTGCTAATGGAGAAAATTTAAAATCTCTCTCAAGTCTATCTACTAAATTTCCTATTAATAAAGAAAATAGACAAATCCTTTGGGATGAAGTCAATAATTTTTGGAGTCAATATAAGAATAAGAATTTAGCTTCACAATTTTCTGATCAACAATGGAGATAA
- a CDS encoding DUF4365 domain-containing protein encodes MQTEQAWYIGLRSKALTVVYLTRRDDLIVDTEKKEHDLDILVSIRQNGKNINRIFGVEVKAIKSSPKIIQNNHIFNIEGADINVLQSRFIKCNFPICLFFFTLDNDNGYYKWINEPILDNENSNKLKSNGSPEFRKLTNEAINDIVSLVNQWYENQTTNYVISRRERYHVRDALKQITQKRAAKDDINQEVNDVKS; translated from the coding sequence ATGCAAACAGAGCAAGCTTGGTATATTGGTTTACGTTCAAAAGCTTTGACAGTTGTGTACTTAACTCGTCGTGATGACTTGATTGTTGATACCGAAAAAAAAGAGCATGATTTAGATATTTTAGTTTCAATTAGGCAAAATGGTAAAAATATTAATAGGATTTTTGGCGTTGAGGTAAAAGCAATAAAATCTAGCCCTAAGATCATTCAGAATAATCATATTTTCAATATAGAAGGAGCAGATATAAATGTTCTGCAATCACGATTCATAAAGTGTAATTTCCCAATATGTCTATTTTTCTTTACCCTCGATAATGATAATGGCTACTATAAATGGATTAACGAACCAATTCTTGATAACGAAAATAGTAACAAATTAAAATCTAATGGAAGTCCAGAATTTAGAAAATTAACAAACGAAGCAATAAATGATATTGTTTCTTTAGTGAATCAATGGTACGAGAATCAAACAACTAATTATGTAATATCACGACGTGAACGTTATCATGTACGTGATGCTCTAAAACAAATTACACAAAAGCGTGCAGCTAAAGATGATATAAATCAAGAAGTAAATGATGTGAAATCATGA